In Helianthus annuus cultivar XRQ/B chromosome 3, HanXRQr2.0-SUNRISE, whole genome shotgun sequence, a single window of DNA contains:
- the LOC110931437 gene encoding gibberellin-regulated protein 14-like: MAPSGREIDYGELNKPDIAPIDPELIPDPDNVPFGLPDTAPVVPEQVPTPIDPPFVEPLIPPPPPADVASLPPVEPDVHHTDLTIVFLQDIPAPRSREGTSGQPPSFDPFASAAFPPIPQSTPFTPFTSTPLDEPFRWFLPYAMPISDPYHPSHNGGYTQDELLLSL, translated from the coding sequence CCTGATATTGCACCTATTGACCCTGAGCTGATTCCTGATCCTGACAATGTCCCGTTTGGTTTACCTGATACTGCACCTGTTGTTCCAGAGCAAGTACCTACACCTATTGATCCTCCATTTGTTGAGCCACTCATTCCACCACCTCCACCCGCTGATGTTGCTTCCCTACCCCCTGTTGAACCTGATGTTCACCACACTGACCTAACGATTGTTTTCCTCCAGGACATTCCCGCTCCCCGATCACGGGAGGGTACTTCGGGCCAGCCCCCGAGTTTTGACCCATTTGCTTCAGCAGCTTTCCCTCCGATCCCACAGTCGACACCTTTCACTCCTTTCACATCTACACCGCTTGATGAGCCATTTCGATGGTTTCTGCCCTATGCCATGCCAATCTCAGACCCCTACCATCCCTCACACAATGGAGGCTACACACAGGATGAGTTGCTTTTGTCGCTGTAG